CTCTTACAGCTAGATCCTAGATTTCTTGGTATATTTCAATTGTTAGCTTTTTTTTAGCTGGGATTCTAGATTTGGTGTGGAAATAGTAAGCCCAATGTCTGTCCTGCATTCCCTGCTAACAAAATCGTGGTATGGTTTGAGCATGGATGCTAGATGAGCAATTATTGCTCTCTAGTAATTTGGTAATCAAATCTATAATGAGTGTGTCTGGCATTTTGCttgttatatttttgttttatgagAGTGGAAGCTGAATTCGCTGGGTCTCTTGTTTTATATTGCCTTgtctgaatttttttattactgAATCCTCTCATAAGCATACTTTCTCGtgttacattaaaaaaataaatagaaatgcATAGATCTGCATATTTATGTTTGAGCCCTTTTGCTACTTTCATGCCTAGTTTTCTTGCAAGTCTTTAATGGATTGTATCTGTGCTTGTCGACTATAGGCTTATGTTCAGCAGCTGGAGAGTAGTCGTCTGAAACTGACTCAACTAGAGCAAGAGCTCCAGCGAGCCAGACAGCAGGTTAAAGCAATCAGTTTCTTTACTATTGTAAAACCTAATGTATTCAAAGCCATAGATTTTCGGTGGATGACCTCTTTGTTGGGTTTTCATCTTGCATCTCTCCTAAAGTTATATTGGTCTTTTGTTCAGGGAATCTTCATATCAAACTCAGGGGATGCTGCCCATTCAAATAGTGGAAATGGTATTTCTTCTTTCCtgagtttatttttgaaattttatcatTGAAGTAAGGGAGACTAGCTCCTGATAATTGTGGGATAAACTTTCCATCAATTTATACTTGTAAGTCAAATTGAGATGATTCCGTATCAATGGTTTTTTTGATACCTATTTGTATGAAACAATTATACTCAGGAGAAAGATTGTGTTGAAACACTATATGCCATGAGTAGTTCACACTTCACACGCATGATAATGCTCTATTGGAAATAGGAAAAGGAAACTACTCCCTGTCGGTTGTAATTGTTCACAAACACAATCAGAAGATTTTAGTAGCAACTTTTAGGGGAATTCTTGAATGTTTGTGTAGGGTACAGAGGTTGAATTGGTTAAGGAATTGTTGAGGATGAAGAGTGGCATTTATGTTTGATTGGGTATACTAGATTAATGGGAGTTATTTATGGTGGTTGCATTGGTGAACGCTGACTGAGTGCATTATTGCAGTACATGGCCCTGGTGACAGTGATCTAGTAGTTAGTGACAAGGTTGTCTTCAACATTCTGATGGGTGGTTCCTGATTTCCTTACTGATAAGCTCTGGAATCTAATAACAATCAGATTTTCATTCTTGGCAGATCATATATGTTGAACTTACCAGGAAAAGAACCAAACCGACAGCATTATATTGCTTAAAGAAACAAATCTTTTTTCAGggttattctttattttttctcctttaatgaaatttgttgtgggtaagtttaccaaacaaatttttttgGTGGGGATATGGAAATGAAGTCAGATTTTGGGAAGGCATTTAGGAGAGTCAGCTCTTTCCAAtcgttattttatattttctgcttttttttttttttttccaactgcAACATAGTTCTCTTCTTTGTCTTCGATCGTCATATTCTATTGGAATTTAAAGTTCTGAAGAGTGAGAGGTCCACTAATGTACAGCATTATCTATGGTCTGTTACTCATTTGGTAGCTTTTCTTGTacatattttttcttaaaattggTACAATCAACCTGATCCTTCCTTTAAGCCATTTAAGTTGATTTGGAAGGCTGATGATCCAGCAAGGGTGCAAACTCTCACATGGCTGCTGGAGCATGAGCGATTAGATATTTATGCAGGATCCAAAGAAGGTCCTATGCTTGCTGATCGCCATACATATTGGATTGTGTTATATGAATGCAAGGGGAGAATGCTGACTACATTTATGTTCACTTTCTTTTTACTAGGCATATCTGGCATCACTTGTTGGAACCATTGATAATGGTGTGTCTGAGAAGctgttttaatttttgtcaCGGGGTTTTTTTGTTGAGGGCCTAGCATGTTCACCTCTTGGAGATATGCTGTTTTGGCTCTCATGAGGAGCGTTTGGCTGGAAGTAATAGGAGGTTCTTTGAGGACAGTAAGGTGGATGCAAATTGCAAAGTTACTCCGGGATTAAATTAGATATTAAGCTTCTATGGTGTAGTTGAAAATGTATTTCAAAAGGCTTTCCTTGTActgtattattttttattgaggCGCTTGATGTTTGATAGTTTTGTGGTCATGTTTCGGATGGTTAAATAAGATGCTGACAGATTTCTTGTTTGTTTGATCTGAATTCAAACTCCCCCAGTACATATAAAGTTTCCTGTAAACTGCCTCTACCTTCTTCTCCTACAGTCCCGTCATCAGCATCTTTTAGTTTCTAAGATATAAAATCTCCACTTGCACGAGGGAAGCAATTTTAACATGCGTGAGAGGGCAGTATTCCAATTTATGAGCCTCTAGATATTTTGGTGATTTGGTCTTAAGAAAGTTAAGGataataatactaattttatgttttaagatACATTTGAAGTAGAATATGGAATTCCTTCAGTTGCATCAAGCAGTGATAAAGTTATTGTGATTGACACATATtctgtttaaattttttaaaataggcATTTTAGGTGCACTAATATTTATTTGCATGCAGACAGGCTAcggaaaaaaattaaagttttatCTTGCTTTTTAAATTGGTCCTCTTCACTTAATTTAGTGCCAGTGGATGAGGTGGGTTATCTTGTTCACTGTATCTCCTTGCAGGGGCCATGGCATTTGATGTAGAATATGGACGCTGGCAGGAAGAGCACAATCGGCAAATTAATGAACTAAGATCAGCAGTAAACTCTCATGCAAGTGATACAGAGCTTCGTATTATTGTAGATGGAGTCTTGGCGCACTATGATGAGGTCTTTAGGCTGAAGGGCACAGCAGCTAAAGCTGATGTATTCCATTTGTTGTCTGGTATGTGGAAAACACCTGCTGAGAGGTGTTTCTTGTGGCTTGGAGGTTTTCGTTCATCTGAGCTCCTGAAGGTGAAGCTCTTTCTCATTTCTTGATGGCTTTGATGTCATAGGCAGATTGGTAATGTTGTTAAATTAAATGTTCCGTATAAGTACTCTACCATAGTTCAGTGTAGTCATTTTGACTGCtaaaatgtacaaaaatataaaattcatgCAACTTCAAGTACAAATTGATGAAGTTATATGTGGTGCGAGTCTTGTTTGTAGGTCAATCCAATCCCTAAGGTTCTGGATAAAGACTTTCATTTCTGCCCATTTTCGGGTTTCAAATTTCGttattttttttgagaagaaacaaaacattTTATAGAAGAAGTGAGAAATACATTGGAGTGGATAAGAAATCCACCATTaacaagaaacaagaaaaaactcTCACTAGGATTTGGCTACAGCAACAATAGCTAGACCTAACTCACTTTACTGCTGCTAACAAATCCCACAGTAATTGAGAAATAGAGTAATTATTAAAGACATTTGAGACTGAAGCCCAAAGGGCTGCCCAATATTTTACTCTTCCCCAAAGTACTTCTACCCCCACACCTGTATAATCCTCAAAAATTCTTTTGTTACGCTCCAGCCAAATGTTCCAAAAAACTGCCGAGACCAGACAACCCCACAAAGCTTTAGCTTTCCTCCCACTTCCTAGGGCCTGAAACTTGGTGCTTAGAAGCTCGAAACAACCCTTTGGAATGACCCAACTAGCTCTAACCTCCTGAAACAGTTTCCACCACAGCTGAATCGTGTAAGAACAATGGAGAAAAATGTGGTTTACACTCTCCTCCTTTGCTTTGCACAAACTGCACCATTGTGGGGATAAGCAAATAAAAGGGCTTCTCCTTTGAATTTGGTCACAAGTGTTGAGCTTCCCTTTGGCCGCCAGCCATACAAGAATCTTAACCTTTGGAGGAACTTTTGATTTCCAAATCTGTGAATGGGGTGGGAAGTATTGCATCATCCCATTGTTACTCAAGAAGGAACAATAggatttgcatgtgaacaatCCTGATGCTTCCATTTTCCACCTTCTGTTATCCGTTCTTGATTGAGACAATCGGACCTCTTCCACTTTCTGTAATAATCTAGCCGCCTCTTCTATCTCCGCCTCATTCAAATTTCTCCTGAAATCAAAATTCCAACTTAAAGAATTGGTAGAAAGATCTACAAAGCTTGAAATGTTCTGATTGTGCTTCCTCGATAGCAGGAATAATCTAGGAAATTGCTCTTTCAATGGTCCTCCATCTAACCACCCATCCTCCCAAAACCTCACCCTCTCCCCGTTGCCCACCTCGAACTTACAGCAGTGAAGAAACAATTGGGAACCACTCGATATATCTTTCCATGGGCTACGGCTTGAACCCCTTATCGGAAGAAATGCGATCCATCCGTTATTCTGTAGCCCATATTTGCTTCTTATCACTTTGTGCCAGAGAGAATGAGGTTCCTTTGGGAATCTCCACAACCACTTAGCAAGTAATGCTTCATTCCGATTCCTCAAATTCCCCACCCCTAAACCTCCTTCCTCTTTACTTTTAATAACTATCTCCCATTTTACCAGGTtgtttttctttccttcctccACACCTTCCCACAAAAAtcctttcattagtttttctaggCGTCCAATCACCCCGCAAGGCATTTTGAACAGAGACATGTAGTAGGTCGGCAAGCTTCCCAAAACAGATTGAATCAGAGTTAATCTACCTCCTCTGGATAAGAAGGCCTTCTTCCAACTTTGAAGTCTTTTTTCCATCTTTTCTACCACTGGATCCCAAAACTTGAGTGCTCTTGGCCTACCCCCAAGAGGGAGTCCCAAATACTTTATAGGCCAGCTACCTACCTCACAACCCCAAGAATCCGCCAACCTATTTAATTTCTCACAATCTGAATTTATTCCAGCCAAATAACACTTAGCTTTGTTGATTTTCAACTAATCTGTCACTCATAAAGATGGAAATATCTCCTTTGGTTTTGTCTTTAACGTATCTTCTTTAAATATACTCTTTGTTGGATTCAGTCATACAGGCTAAATAGTCAGATATTTTTATCCCCACTTTACTGTGGAACGGATAAAGACTTGGCATAAAGAGGCATCTGATTTTCCAACTTCACTACTACGGAGGTtgatatttatgtatatatgcATGTTCATGCACTTTTAGGGATCTCTATGTGCTTGCTTTTTTTCGTTTGCTAGAAGTTTCAACTCACGCTCTGCACATttccttgaattttttttcttttataggtATGCATGAATTTGTTTTGTATGTGACGTCTTCAATATTGTGTTGGTCTTAATCCCttctataaaatttaaaatgaacgAGTATATGTGCAGCTTCTTGTTACTCAGTTGGAGCCTCTGACGGAGCAGCAGTTGGTTGGGATTAACAACTTGCAGCAGTCCTCCCAACAGGCAGAAGATGCATTATCTCAAGGGATGGAGGCATTGCAACAATCTCTAGCTGAAACTTTGTCCAGTGGATCTCTTGGCTCCTCGGGTAACTCGGGAAATGTAGCTAACTACATGGGTCAAATGGCCATGGCAATGGGAAAGCTAGGAACCCTTGAAGGGTTTATCCGCCAGGTAATTCATTATAGTTCTTTATCGTTTACCCGTTTGTGTAGTCAGTACTGTAGCATGTCACACATATGGTAATCATCGATGTGAAACTGTTATGCGTAAATACAACAAAGAATAAGATTGGACAAAAACCAATTGCTCCATTGACCAGTCCCGCCTGTTAACTTCTGAAATGTGAGAATGCTAAAACAGATTgatatttggatgatctctgAAATATGTATCATTTGAAAGCTATATGGCTATCATTTTTATTCTACAAGCTAACGTGATTGGGGTTTATGAAGAATTAGTATAGATTACCCACCAACCTGTCAAAACCTCTTGTCATTATTTCGGACTGTGTTATGGATGTAAGACTAGGCATGAATTTGTTTTACGCGCCTAAAGGTTTATTTGGTAAGATATGTTGTTCATTTGCAAAATTCGATATTGTCACACTGCTGAAAGATAACAAAATACAAGTATTCAGTTTCACTGTTTTTCGTGTGTGCACTCTTGCTCTGTTATAACTTTTTAAAGTGCCTAATCTGTTCATGGGCTTGTAACATCAGGCTGACAATTTACGGCAACAAACACTGCAACAAATGCACCGTATCTTGACAACCCGCCAGTCAGCTCGTGCACTTTTGGCTATACATGATTATTTCTCACGGCTACGCGCTCTTAGTTCTCTCTGGCTTGCCCGCCCAAGAGAGTGAAATGCTCCCAACCTGATTGGTAAATCTGTGGCCTGCAAGGCATCTGAATAGCAATTGACTCTCTCTAGTACAGCACCAGGGTTACTTGGTTATCATtacaaattttcttttatagATTTTCTCTGATGCTGTAGCTGCAGAAATTGTATCGTTAGTGCTAATCCTgtaattctgtaatttattacCGTCATTTTAGTCATCGTAGGATCGAGTAATGCTTATTATTGTTAATAATTATAGTCTTATGATTTGTGTAATTGTAATTTGTGACCGAGTTTCGAAATGAATTTTGGATTAAGGAAATGCATGATGGTTTTGACTAGTTTTTAACATTCAAGTTGTCTGCTAATTACAGCAGTTGATTGCAAAGAACATGATACATTACTTATGGCCCTGTGGCTATGTTATTCTCGTTTTGTAGTGGCAGAATTTTTGCAGTTATCTGCCAACTAGTTTCGTGTAACGATCCTAGAGAGGCGAGATTGTTGTTGAAACCAGTCCTCAATTTGctagattgtttgttttgatAAGACGATTTTATAAAGtacacaaatttttgggaagTAGATCGAACTTGGATGCAAGGAAACGAGCACATGGCCTTGACTATAATATTCAATTGGAAAAGTCATGGCTTTTATTTTCTTCAGAAAACTTGATTGTCATCCTCAGAAAAGACAACATTGTATTCATTGGTTATTATTGTACCGACAGTGGGAGAGAGGGTACCAAACTTGGAACCTTTAGAGTGCAGGGATTAATGCTCTTAGCCGCTCGACGCACAAGCTCCTTGTAAACCTAATGTTCACGTTACTATATACATTCAATCATGACAATGTACCTAACAAAAAGGATCACAGTCAAAATCTAATTTGACAATATGAGTATtggtaaatattttattttcttgaggATGCAAATGTAAatcactttttgttttgtttttgctagGTAATCATGTGTAGTGTAGTACAATTTCTTTTCTATTCTCAACTGTAATGTTTTTGTCCCAAGGGAGGATATGATACTAATTAGTAACGAACTCACCATTCACGAGGTTCAAATTTAAGATCTCATACTTATAAGTAAAATGGAATACAAATATATCTTTTAGCCTTGTGTGGACCTCCTTCCTcccgagaaatttttaattgtgacagGAACACAAATAATatatcacgtgttttaataggaatagtgagaaattttattttttaagttattaactttttagcacacatatatcattatttatttaatgACACATGATCGTTCTCAGAATCCGAAGCGGTGGACATTGTGTTTGCTTGGTATCTacaaacatttttaattttaaaaatggaGAAATATGAAGGCAATCTATTCACAATTGCAAAGTCCTAAGTGCTAGGGCTAGGAGGTGCATGCTCGGATATGTCGTGAACCTAGGCCTCGGGCACCTAAACGTCTCCCGACCATTGCTTTGGAAGGGTGCAGACGGGACAAGGTCGAGCGACTGACAGCAATGAGTCAGGAACACCCGAGACGCTTCCTCTGGCCGAGCACCATTTGAAGAGCCGACCGATCCTTGCAACTTCATGCCTAAGAAAGCGACCAGGATTGTctgccttcttttttttctttatgacattttatgttttttgttttgtgtaatCATAATTAagttatgttaatattttatattattttttttataaagataataagataaaaataaatagtaatataaaatgttgacgtggcttaaccgtgactacaAGAGGGCATGAAAGGGCATGGAAAAATGGAGGGcggacaatccttgtccaacaAGAACCCTTGATTAAGGAGTTTGGGGACTTAtttatggacaaggattgtctgccctccttgttccCGTGCCTTCCCATGccctcttgtttgtgtggtcacggttaagccacgtcaacattttatattactattcatttttgtcttattatctttataaaaaataatataaaatgttgacgtagtttaaccgtgaccacacaaaacaggaaggCACGAGagagcatgagaataaggagtGCAGAAAATTATTGTCCCTTATTTATGTTGGGCAACTTTAGGCCCACATAATGGTAAATGTCACTTCACCGCCAAGCATTTGGTTGATAGGTGGAAATGTGTCAATATGCTAGTCTACATAGGTAGCACATTAAATGCAAAGTTGGGAACCCAAGGCTGAGGGGTTCATTGATGGCCTATATAAAGGGGTGAGAACCTCCTGTATTGAGTCAGACgactgaaagaaaagaaagttcaTGTATTAGCTGGATGCTATTTTTAGTCTTGAAACCAATATAATCTAAGCAAAACTGTGGAAGTAGCTGAGTTTTGATGGATGAACCACTTAAACTTTTGAGTTCATTTCATTTCAGTTCATATCTCAAGCCCACTAAaagtttagtttttaatttattaacctGCAAATATTGATCGTTAACACATGTAATAAGTACATTGTTTAAGACTCTTAAGTACATTGTATATACATTTAGTCATGATAATGTACCTAAAAAAATGGATCACAGTCAAAATCTAATTTGACAATATGGGTAAtgctaaatattttattttggatGCAAATGTgaattcttctttgttttgtttttgctagGCAATCATGTGTGACacgatttcttttttatttttcgtccTTTTGGAATCAAGGGATGATACATTTACTAAGTGGTAGACAAAATAAATTGATAACG
This is a stretch of genomic DNA from Malus domestica chromosome 02, GDT2T_hap1. It encodes these proteins:
- the LOC103407417 gene encoding transcription factor TGA6-like, whose product is MADGSPRTDISTDGETDDKNRRFDRDQYAIAPVASDSSDKSKDPKDQKTLRRLAQNREAARKSRLRKKAYVQQLESSRLKLTQLEQELQRARQQGIFISNSGDAAHSNSGNGAMAFDVEYGRWQEEHNRQINELRSAVNSHASDTELRIIVDGVLAHYDEVFRLKGTAAKADVFHLLSGMWKTPAERCFLWLGGFRSSELLKLLVTQLEPLTEQQLVGINNLQQSSQQAEDALSQGMEALQQSLAETLSSGSLGSSGNSGNVANYMGQMAMAMGKLGTLEGFIRQADNLRQQTLQQMHRILTTRQSARALLAIHDYFSRLRALSSLWLARPRE